The following proteins are co-located in the Bosea sp. AS-1 genome:
- a CDS encoding metalloregulator ArsR/SmtB family transcription factor — protein sequence MDTVALSPATRELKAKLDEASRFLKKLSNPDRLLIACTLVEGERSVRELEDALGIRQPGLSQQIAELREAGLIVGRKEGKQVFYRLADPRVETFTLTLHGLFCKEQVAPGATS from the coding sequence ATGGACACTGTGGCACTTTCTCCTGCGACCAGGGAGCTGAAGGCGAAGCTCGACGAGGCCTCGCGCTTCCTCAAGAAGTTGTCCAATCCCGACAGGCTGCTCATCGCCTGCACGCTGGTCGAGGGAGAGCGCTCCGTTCGTGAATTGGAAGATGCTCTCGGCATTCGCCAGCCCGGTCTCTCGCAGCAGATCGCCGAATTGCGAGAAGCCGGACTGATCGTCGGCCGCAAGGAAGGCAAGCAGGTCTTTTACCGGCTCGCGGATCCCCGCGTCGAAACCTTCACACTCACCCTGCACGGCCTGTTCTGCAAGGAACAGGTCGCACCCGGAGCAACATCGTAG
- a CDS encoding helix-turn-helix transcriptional regulator yields MARESRGELDIIIGAYLRRLREDAGMSGEQVASALNVSQQLISGQENGRKRLSIAQLLKLAALYRRTLAQLIAEMKLDQQRETYFADTEQIIYHAGTVGPSPPKEERERFLIDLNELHDSTERDTVFNLFNRLKQKRRDDHR; encoded by the coding sequence GTGGCGAGAGAATCGCGCGGAGAGCTGGACATCATCATCGGTGCGTATCTGCGGCGCCTCCGCGAAGACGCGGGAATGTCCGGAGAGCAAGTCGCGTCTGCGCTGAATGTGAGCCAGCAACTAATCAGTGGGCAAGAGAATGGGCGCAAGCGGCTGTCGATTGCGCAGCTCTTGAAACTGGCCGCGCTCTACCGAAGAACACTTGCCCAGTTGATTGCTGAGATGAAGCTGGATCAACAGAGGGAGACATATTTCGCTGACACGGAGCAGATAATTTATCACGCAGGGACCGTAGGCCCAAGCCCGCCGAAAGAAGAGCGTGAGCGGTTTCTGATTGATCTCAATGAGCTTCACGATTCCACAGAGCGTGATACCGTGTTCAATCTTTTTAACAGGCTCAAGCAGAAACGAAGGGACGACCACCGCTGA